In Primulina huaijiensis isolate GDHJ02 chromosome 4, ASM1229523v2, whole genome shotgun sequence, the DNA window CTCCACCTTTGCACTGCTTCAGATGATGTAACATAAAGTGAATCTGTTACTGAATTTTATGTAGTGCAATTTAAGGGTAGCATTACATTTCGATTCTCCCAGCGCTCTCCATTGGACTATAATAACCAAAAATTGTCAGTGATGAATAATAAATGGTGAACTTCAAATTTATTTCTAAGAAGCTCTTCTGGTAcctaacaataaaaaaatttgtcgaACATCAAGTATTTGACTTCTTTTGCTTCAGTAGCAGGATGGAGTACTAACATGGATCAGTCCTTGATTTTGTCTTTGTGAGTGAAGTTTCTTCATTGGCCTTTTATAGGCATGCTTTATAAATCTTACTGGCAGCTTTCTAAAGTTAATTTTGCAGAAACTGCTGTATGTCTAAGAATTTTCCTACAAATGCAAGAAACTATCAGACTAACTGTGGTTTTCTATACCCCAGGGGATCCAAAGGCAATACCATGGACTGTTGCTACCCCATTCAAAGCTGCCGCTGATGGTTGGAGCCATATGGACATTCGCCAAGGTGATATAGTTTCTTGGCCCACTAATCTTGGGTGGATGATGGGTCCTTGGCTTGTTTATGCTTCACTTCTAAATGGTGCTTCTATGGCTCTTTATAATGGATCTCCCCTTGGTTCTGGGTTTGCCAAATTTGTCCAGGTGAGATAGTAATCGACATTGTTTTATTGTTTAGAGGTGCATTTTGGTGAGAACTTTCTATGAAAATTGTGGATTGTATACAACCTTTATCCCTTCCAATTTAAGTAACATCATCTGCACTTTTgcattaaattttgaaaatgaaaaaagaaacagAAGGGTTTGTTGCTAGCTCATATCAAAAGACAAGGTAAATGTAATGAttatttgaacttcaaatttTAATCAGCGTTCTTGATATTGCTTTAtgcttatattttatttataccaTCAACTTACTTTCTATGATTTGGAGGCAAAAGTGATAAATAAAGGAATAAATTATGAATGATGGTAAATATGCCgtgaaagaagagagaataATCACGTCTtttttcattcttctttttATACTTATAATATTGTAGAGTagttaaaaatttatatcaatCAGGGCATATTAAGTATCAAGGCACTCATAAAGTTTGAATCAGTTTGTCCTGTGGTTTGGTTTAATTTGGTCTTACCTTTTTGTTTCGCActgattcaaaaaaatattgtacattTTAGGATGCAAAAGTTACAATGCTAGGTGTGATCCCAAGTATCGTAAGGGCATGGAAAAATACAAATTCAACAGCTAATTGTGATTGGTCAGCCATCCGGTAGGTGGTAATTTGTTTTGAGGTCATAGGTTGCTATTAAAAGTGACTTgtctcttaaattttttttatctatttatgGTTGTTAGAGTTTAGGTGGAGTGTGCTGCTTTAAAATCAGTAGGAGCATCTGGAGATTGAAGTTGACATAATTCATTGTATACTCGCATGCACTTGTACCCCCTGAGACGTGATTTGCACGTCTCCTTTTCCATTCGGAGGAGgcattttgatataaaaataatgagtGAAAACTGAGATCTGATTGCTAACTGGCAAAATTTGAAGGCTTTAAGTTGCTGGAATCATTTttagaaataatttttcattgtaTTCAAGGACCGTACAAGATTCACTGAGATCTTTGGCAAAATGATGCATAATTCCTTAAGGACAGTGGCGAAACAAATAGTAACTCGTGCTATAAGTACAAAATAATGGCTAATTAGAAACAGAGCTTAAATTTGGCAGGTTCTAGCTTGTTCTATCTGTAGATGCTTCAGATGTGAATCACTAATCAGAAAGGAAGAGAAATGAAACAAAAGTTTTTTCTGGGACATGAAAAATAAGTTAAGgaagcccaaaaaaaaaattaataacatgagttcaaagaaaaaaaattaataacatgAATTTGACTGGTCCGTGTTATGATTGATAGAGTGTTGGAAATTGACTTGTTGAATCCGTAATATTAATTAACCCTATTGGTCCGTTATATTGAtgctttgttttattttaaaaatatccgTCACTGTTCCTGTTCAGTTTTTAGTGAGTGAACCCATATCATTTAGATTTGTCCTAGTTTTCTTAGAAATGATATCAGTCAGTTCTCTTATTTGTATCACAAACCTGCTGCAGTGACTATGCACGTATTGTATGTTTATGCATTTAATGTTGTTACAAAATGTCCCTGATATAAATATAATGCATTTATTGACCTGTGATAGTTGCTTTGCATCCACGGGGGAGGCATCTAATGTGGATGAATACCTTTGGCTTATGGGGAGGGCTCAATACAAGCCTGTAATCGAATACTGCGGTGGCACTGAAATTGGTGGTGGATTTGTTACTGGTTCATTGTTGCAGAATCAATCTCTTGCAGCATTTAGCACACCTGCGATGGGCTGTAGTCTATTTATACTTGGAGAGGATGGATTTCCAATTGTAAGAATCCCTGAAACTTGCTCCTGAAACAACAGTAGTTGTGTTCAGATTAGCTGCGCATGCTATTCAAATTATTCTTGGAAAATATTCAAATGTTCCAAGAGCATATGCGGTTAAGTCGATAGAAAATCTTCCATTTGTTCAGtattttgaatgaaataaaaaagGAAGATGAATCATAGTGGCTGTTTTACTTTCCCTTCCCCCTGAGAAGCTTGTGAATTTACAATTTGTATAATCTATTTTATGAAGCCATCAGATGCTCCTGGAATTGGTGAATTAGCCCTTGGTCCACTTATGTTTGGAGCTTCAAGCACGTTACTTAATGCAGACCACGATGATATCTACTTTAAGCATATGCCATCATGGAATGGAAAGGTGCACTGCTGACCGTTTTTCTCTCTGACTCATACCATGAATTGTTtacgttatttatttttttcagtcTTTTTTCCTCATCTTTTCCTAGTAGGTTCTCAGAAGACACGGTGATGTCTTTGAGCGGACTTCAAGAGGATACTATCGTGCACATGGTCGCGCTGATGACACTATGAATCTTGGGGGTATAAAGGTATGCCAGAGCTTCATACACTTGTTAAATTGATCAGACGTGGGAGTAAAAGGTGTTATTATACATGCTTTACGATCTGTTAGTAAAATTGAGCTGCCGTGCGGAAATTGTTGCCAAAGCAAACATCAGGGGTGTACTATCAAGCCTTGGGCCTGCAGGCCCTTGTGAGCAAAACTCTCTATGATAGACTCTGATATCAACTACTCTAATTCTGTACCCATTTACAAAAGTAATATACCCATATTTTTAAGAGATTCACTTTACCCCCTTATATACATGTCCAAACTGCAAACCAATTTGTGATGGGTATTGCATTACTTGAGCATTTCCCTGTTGGTTTACTTTCGTAAAGTCGTGATAGATGTAAACATTTGATGCTGCTCTATCCTCTTCCATTCAGGTGAGCTCAGTTGAGATTGAGCGCATTTGTAATGCAGTCGACTCTGGTGTACTAGAAACGGCAGCAGTTGGCGTGCCACCTCCTGATGGTGGACCAGAGCGGTTAGTAGTAGTAGTTGTACTGAAAGATCCTGAGCCTCACAAGCCATTACCGGACATGAATTATTTGGCTGCAACTTTCAATTCAGCCCTTCAGAAAAAGTTGAACCCTTTGTTCAAGGTATGACATGATTCGTTTTCGGCCGTGTGCGTTTAAATCGGCCATTCCATTCTCATAAAGGACATAACTTGCAGGTTTCTGCTGTAGTTTCCCTCCCTTCTCTTCCAAGAACCGCCACAAACAAAGTTATGAGAAGGGTTTTGAGACGGCAATTATCACAAAGTGACCAAAGTTCCAAATtgtgatgaaatttttttattcaatgtatatattatattgttcattggtgaaaataaaactacatgcctacttcatctgTTCTTCATAAACCAAACTTTACACATTTAATTATTGAGTAGATCTTTCATAagcggtctcacggatctttattcgtcagacggatcaatcatgtccatatttataataaaaattaatatatttgacataaaaagtaatatttttttgggtgacccatatagaatatccgtttcacaaaattgacctgtgagactgtctcacatgagttattttatttacactttTTGAAaatcgatttatttttattttttttaaaaaattattctgtgtggaaataaataaattattcgaTATATATCAACTCAAATTGGCCAAAATTGCCAATACAATTTTGTTGAGAGCCATATTTATTCTAAGTTCAGACAATAAAATTTAAGTAAATAATCAATATTAAGAATTAAATGTCCAATGGCATACTAAATTTTGcctattattaaattttatttatttgtgattaaatagtttatttattcaaaaattttaaaattaatttaattataacaaattGATCAATGTTTTGGTTTCATTTTgagcaaaaaattattttcttaaaaaatacattAGTATGAGTATATACACAACTCAATTACATTTTTGCAATTAAGTAATTGTTGAgttgtatatttatttaaaccaaatttatttttttaactcaaATATAAACTTATAATTCATGTAGTAAAACGGTCGATGACTTACAACTCATCTGACGTTAAGTTTGAGATTAGATATCGAGTTTCGACTCTCCTTTAACGTATTTGATCGAGCTAAATTTATTCACATGTAGTAAAATGACAATAGGTGTAAAATGGAGGGTCAAATTGCTATTACGAGAGCTAATGGCTTCTGCTCTTCTCTAGAAGCCTAACTTAATTTCCTCCTCTTTCCGCGGACAACGATTTTAAGCTTGTTTTTTggttttcattttataaaactTTGGATAATTTCAATTTATTCCAGGTTCACTGACACTTGGTTTTGTTGTTCAGCTCGATACGAGGTGATTCGAAGAAAATTGTGCCATGTTGCTTGATCTTTAGGGGCCCCAGATGATCATTAGATGCACAGTACGGAGGTAAATGTCTTTAATGGGGAGAACTTTATCATTTTTTGTGAAGCAATGGGTGACGCCTAATTCTGAGTTTTTAGCGGTTAGTCGGAAGTATAACCTCATAATATTTTGTGTACAATTTTATCATGTTCTTGGGCAAATTTTGGAGCCATTTAGTTAGGCTATAATGTTGATTACATGCCTAATGCTAACCCAAATAATTATCACCT includes these proteins:
- the LOC140975610 gene encoding probable acyl-activating enzyme 17, peroxisomal, whose product is MASESYKSLDCITAEDISALGIPDDVSDQLHLKLAGIIRSSGAGTPKAWHAISKHLLTPELPFSLHQMMYYGCYKNFGPDPPAWSPDSGSANATNVGRLLVKHGSEFFGTKYVDPISSFIDFLEFSVSNPEVYWKTVLAEMKISFSVPPECILHECPTYPGGHWLPQACTNPAKNCLNPSGERNLDDTALIWRYEGEDELPVNKMTLKELRAEVWHVASAIETLALKKGSAIAIDMPMDVNSVVIYLAIVLAGYIVVSIADSFASSEISARLKISKAKAIFTQDLIIRGDKRIPLYSRVVDAQSPMAIVIPTEGSDFSMKLRDKDISWNDFLGRANVSKEIQFVAVEQSVDAFTNILFSSGTTGDPKAIPWTVATPFKAAADGWSHMDIRQGDIVSWPTNLGWMMGPWLVYASLLNGASMALYNGSPLGSGFAKFVQDAKVTMLGVIPSIVRAWKNTNSTANCDWSAIRCFASTGEASNVDEYLWLMGRAQYKPVIEYCGGTEIGGGFVTGSLLQNQSLAAFSTPAMGCSLFILGEDGFPIPSDAPGIGELALGPLMFGASSTLLNADHDDIYFKHMPSWNGKVLRRHGDVFERTSRGYYRAHGRADDTMNLGGIKVSSVEIERICNAVDSGVLETAAVGVPPPDGGPERLVVVVVLKDPEPHKPLPDMNYLAATFNSALQKKLNPLFKVSAVVSLPSLPRTATNKVMRRVLRRQLSQSDQSSKL